ATGCATGGTTAAAAAGTATACAACACTTAACAGAAACAATAGTAACAGCGGCCAGGTGAGTAGTTCTGGAAAAAGGGCAAGGTACTTTATCCAAGTATTGAATGAAAATAGTTTCAGGAAGACAAGGTACTGCTGCTGTGAGTTAGTTAAAGTAAAAAATGTTGACCTAATAATAATCCATACTCCTGCAAATACCAACACTAATAAGGTCAGCAGCCAAAATGCTTTGAACTCTTTAAAAACTTGTCTGCTCTTTTCCCAATTCCATTGATATAGAATGCTGTATTCAAAAACTAAACTTACTGCAAAAACAGGTACTATAAACAAAACAGGTTCTTTATAGAAAACTCCAAGTAACAGCAAGAGAAATAATAATCCTAATTCGTGGAGTGCATGCTTTTGTTGAGTAAGATACGTATGAATATATTTAACAAAATAATAGCTTGCTGCAAGAAGGAAAAAAACTTCTCCACCGGTCATAAAGGCAAGATTGCTGAAGTAAAAAATGCCAGGAACAAATAAAAATAATATACTGCTTATCGCGGCAGTTTCTTTATCAATAAATAAGCTGAGAAGTTTATAGAGATAAAGTGCAGCAAAAAATAAGAATACTAGTTGGATAACTCTTGCAAAAAAAACTTCTTCAAAACCGAGTAAACTAACAAAGCCATTAGTGATAGTTCCAAGGGGTGGAAATCGAATAAGCCATCCTAATAATGATGCCGGGTCAGAAGATCCAAAAACTGTTAAACCAACTTTTTCAAACAAAAGACGCAAAGTGATAACATAGACATTAACCGTGAGTATTCCACAAAAAACAAAGAATATTTTTGAAGAGATTTTCAATTTTTTCCAACGATCTTGAAGGTAGTCCTTATTTTTTATCAGGAGATAGCCAATACCCAACAGAAACAATAAACTAACAATCACTTGAAACAAATAATTTTGAATCAAATACATAACTACTAACCTAATACTTTCAGCAAAATAAACTCCTTTGCTTACATGAAAATGCTCGTCATCACTCGGTTGAATGGGAAATGAAAGGCTATAAGCGTGAATTCCTAACAACAGCAAAAACAATACTACGAGGAGTAAAATTCTGCAGTGGGTATTTTTTTCTTTCTTTTTTGAAGGAAGAACAGTAACTCGTCTAGTATCTTGAAACATTTCTCTGAGAATATAATATCCTCCTATAATCAATACTAATATTATATTAACTATAACCATTCCTTTAGGGAATGAGTCTATTAACAACCACCACGGATAAACAATAAAACAGAGAAACAAAACCAGTGCATACCAAAGAGATATTTTTTTGAACATAGTGCAAATTATTTACTTCTTTGTAATACATTCATTGTATCAGGGTAATTTGGCGCATCCCAGGGAAATGGCTTGCCCTGAAGATGTAATTTCCATCTGCGTAAATCTTCAGTAACCATAATTGAAACAAGTTCTTTAAAGGTAGTTTTTGGCTTCCATCCAGTTTTCTCCATAAACTTTCGAGCATTACCTTGGAGGACATTAACTTCTTTTGGTCGTATCAGCAATTTCGATGTTTTTACATAATCAGTTGGATTTAGACCAACAACCTTAAATGCTTCATCAACAAATTCTTTTACCGTGTGTGTTTCACCAGTTGCAATAACAAAATCATCTGGTTTGTCAAGCTGGAGCATCTTCCACATTGCTTCGCAATATTCAGGTGCGTATCCCCAATCGCGCTTCGCATCTAAATTACCAAGGACAAGTTCTTTTTGCAATCCTAATTTAATCCGCGCAACTCCGTTGCTGATCTTTCTGGTCACAAATTCTAAACTTCGAAGCTCACTTTCGTGGTTGAACAATATGCCGTTGCAGGCAAACAATCCATATCCTTCCCGATAAATTCGCGTATTATGAAATGACATTAATTTTGCAGCAGCATAGGGAGAATTCGGCATAAAAGGAGTATGTTCATGCTGAGGTGTGATCTCTGTTGCGCCATATAATTCACTAGTTGATGCCTGATAAAACCGAATGTTTTTATTCAAATGCCTGATAATCTCCAGTAATCGTAATGAACCAGAACCATCAATTTCTGTTGTTAATAATGGTTGGTCAAAACTTGCGCCAACAAAGCTTTGCGCAGCTAAGTTATAAACTTCATCAGGTTGTGAAACAGATACTGCTTCAAGCAGCGATGCCATATCTGCTAAATCTGCAGGAATCAAGGTAACCTTTTCAAAAACATCCAATGCTTGTAAGCGCCAGAAATTTGGTGTAGATGTTCTTCTATACGTTCCAAACACTTTATATCCTTTTTTCAAGAGCAGTTGAGCTAAATAAGCTCCATCCTGGCCTGTTATTCCCGTAATAAGTGCTTTTTTACCCATATTCCAGCAAAAGTACCAAGACCCTTTTAAATTTTTCCTCTAAGTTGGCTCTGTAGAAAATGTAGTTTTTGGCATCTTTTGGTGAGGCTCTTCACGTTTATATGTGGGGATTTTTCGGAGTGCCAGAGAGAAAAATCCAATAAAATATACTCTTTAACAGCCGAACTGATGCCAAAACCGAGGCTATGCCGAGATTTTCTACAGAGCCCTACCAAAAAGTATTTTAATAAGTAAAACAAGATGCTATGATAATGAGGTAGTAACATGGTAGATGAATCACTTAATAACCTTCAATCAAAACAACAGCTTCAAGATAATAAATCAGGCAATAATAAAAGATGGCTATTCCAAGCATTGCCGCTATTCATAGGTATAATTATAATAGTTTCCTTACTCACCATTGACTTTACAGGTTCAGTTTCTCAAGGTGATATTACGGGAATGTCAGTTGCAACAGGTATGACACCCAAACCAATGCCTAAACAATGCAGATCAGATGTTGATTGCAATCCTGATGAAATTTGTTATGATTCAGGAGCTATTAAAGTCTGTATGAAACTAACTTTTATAAAATAGTTCATTCTTTAATAATCAATGCAAGGTAAAAAACTCACCAACGTACTATTCTTCACCAATGGATTAGTTGGCTTAGGAGGTCAGGAGCGTGTTTTATTAGAAGCAGCTTCCTATTTTCAAAAAGAAAAAAAAATAACAACAAATGTTGCAACCTTTGTTTTGGACAAAGATATTCTTGAAAACTATCAGCATCTTGCAGTTACTGAGATCAGCAACTGCTCATATATTCAAAGAATAAAGTTATTGAGAAATTATTTGAAGCAAACAAAACCAGCTTTAATTATTGCATCATCATCACTCGATTGTATGTATGTATTCTTAGCATCATATGGTTTAAACATTCCTTACATCAGCTACATTCATGGTTCTTTATTCTGGCTTGAAAACGAAGAACTCAAATATACTCTTCTTCATAAAAATTGTTTTCATCGTATTAGAAATTCAGTCCAAGGTCATAAAGAATTTGTTCCAGAAAAAATCAAGAATACTTTCACGAAAAAAATCTTCAATAACCTAGTTGCAGTTCTCGATTATATTGCTGTTAAAAGAGCGCGGGCAATAGTCGTATTAACAAAACAGATTGCATGGGAAATTGAAGAATTATATAACAAATATTCGATAGTGGTGAGAGGTTGTCTTGACAAAAAATTATTTAACTATCAGCCAAAGGTTGATATCAGGAAAAAATACCATATTAATAAAAAAACAAAAATTATTATGAATATTGGCAGATTAGATCCAAGAAAAAGAATTGATGTTTTAATCAAGGCATTTGACCATGTTGCAGAAAAATACAACGATAAAAACAATGATGTTGTTCTCTTAATAGGCGGCAAAGGTCCAGATAAAGAACGGTTAGATAACATCCATAAAACATTGAAGCATAAAGAAAAAATCAAATTTCTTGGTTTTATTCCAGACAACGAATATTATGATCATCTTGCAGGCTGTGATATTTTTGCATTTCCAAGCTGGACAACGTCCGGAATTCCGCCGTATGAGGCATTAGCGTTAGGAAAGAAAGTTGTTTGGACAACTGAAGCAGAAGAGCCAGTCTTGACAGATCCCTTAGTGTTTCTTGCAGATCCAAATGTTGAAGCATTCACTCAGGCAATGAACAAAGCATTAACAATGAAGGTGAAGGAAAAACCTCCAACATATCTTAAAGATCATATATGGGGGAAGTATTTTGAAACGTTATATGAAATTGCCATAAAAAATGTTTAAGCTTTTTTAGTACGTAATAAGTCTGGGGTTTTAGCGCCTACTTTTGTGAAGCTCTTCTTAAATTCACTTTGGGGATTTTTCGGAGTTCCAGAGAGAAAAATCCAATTGATATATGCTTGAAAAGCTGAACCGGCGCTAAAACCATAGAAGACTTATTACGTACCTTTTTTAAGAACTTTATTATACACACCAATATATTTTTCTATGATCTTTTTCCAGTCATATTCTTTCTCAACATTTTGCTGAATAGCTTTTCCTAAATTAAGGCGTAATGATCTAATTCTTAAACGAAGAATTCTATTCGCAATTTGTTCAGGTTCATCTTTAACAACAAAACCATTTTTGCCATTTTCAACAATATCATTGACTATGCCGACGGGCGTGCAAACTAATGCTAATCCAGATGCACCAGCCTCAAGAATAGTTTGTCCAAAATTTTCAGATAATGAAGTATAAACAAATATATCAGCTTTTTTGTATTCATCAATTAATTCTTTGCCATATTTAAGTCCAGCAAACGTAATGTTCTCACCTACATCAAGCTCCTTAACGAGTTCTTTCATTTCATCAAGATAGCCAGGTTTATCAGTTGCGCTGTTAACAATTTCTTCTCCAACAATCCGAAGAACAATAGCTTCTTTCTTCAATAAAGACATAGCTCTAATCAATGGTGCAATATTTCTATTTCTTGATATTCTCCCAACAAACAGCAGGGTCAATATTTTATTTTTTCTTTTAGTTCTATCAACATAATATTGTTGTGCATCAATTCCCATAGGAATAACCTGTATTTTATCTTCAGCAACGCCATACTTTAGTGCTTCTTTTTTTTCGAAATGCGATGAAACAATAACAGCATCTGCTTTTTTTGCTACCATTTTCATAGTCAGGACATCATATAATCTATACGGCAGTTTAACCCAACTATTTTTCAAATATTTGTCATACCCTAACAACCCACCATGGGTATTCAGCACAAAGGGTTTTCTCAATAATTTTGCCATAACAAAGCTGAGATCTGTTTGAAAACTTCTATAATTATGAGCATGAATAATATCAGTGTTCTTAAACACAGATATCATGCTCGGTGTTATAATATATTGTAAAAATCTAAACCATGGTTTGCATCGTTCAACAGAAACCCCTTTATAATGTTCACATTCAGGAGCATCTTTCGCTTTAAAGGTGGTTGTTGTAATAGGAGAATGTATTCCTTGTTGTTCAAGTCTAAGAGAAATTTGATAAGCTTGATTAACAGGACCTGTTACATTTGGATAAAATGTTTCAATAACCCTTATAACCTTCATGGTTATAAGGGTTAATCGAAATCTTTATAAATATGTTTTTTCAAAGTATGGTTTATATATAAACCATAATTAGAGGTGTATTTCAATGGTAAAAAAGTCAATGAATTCTTCAGAAGCAAATTCAAAGGAATCTCTTTACACTCCGATTGGAGCGATTGTTGCGTTATTATTGATTACTCTTATTGCTGTTTATTCTACAGGGTCAAATACGAGTAATTCTTCTAGTCCTACTGGTCTAGCGATAGGTATGTCGTGCCAAGCAGATGCAGATTGCGGAAATGTAAAAGAAGTGTGTTATAGTAATGTATGTGTCAGTAAAGCATGGGTATATAAATTAAATAAAATGTCAGCTAGCGGAAAACAAAAAGCATTACAGACCTTTCAAGCAAATTATAAAAAGTCTCAGGAGAAAAAATCTCAGGAGCAGCAACCTACTCCACCAGTTCCACAACCAAGTGAACAGCCTAAAGAACAACCCTCTTCAGCAGTGCCTTCAGGTGGAAGTCCTTCAGGTGGCAGTGGTGGCAGTGGTAGTAAAAAACTTGAGTGTAATCCTAATTTTGATTATAATGGTGATGGTTGGGTTGGTAAAAAAGACAGTGATTTTCTTATTCAAATAGTTATGAAAAAACAATCATGTCCTTCAGGAAAGACCTGTGATGTTGATGGTGATGGAAACGTAAACACCAATGACCTGCAGGCATTTGTCAATGCAAACCAGAAATGTTTAGACACAGCTTTAGCTGATCCAAGTTTGGAGAAATCAGTTTGCGGCAATAACTTCCTTGAAACTGGAGAAGTATGTGATGGAACTCAATTACAACCTACTAGTTGCCCGACAGGAACAACAGGAACAGTAACTTCTTGTAAAACTGACTGTTCTGGTCCTGATACCAGTAAGTGTTTAGCTCCGCCTAAATGCACTAAAGGTCAATGGGGTGGTTCATATTATGGCACTAAAATGTGTGCGAATAATGATGATTTGTCATGGTATGCAAATATGAATACACCAGTATGCAATGATGATCCAGCAAAAGGCACCTTGGGATGTTGTCAACTGACGAGTAAATCAGTAACCTGCGATGGTAATTCATGGGTTAATGTATCGGTAAGTTCATGTACAGGTCAAGAAGTTGTCCAGAAATATGATTGCAGCAGTAAATCTCCTCAAACCTGTGGAACATTATCTAATGGCAAGATTGATTGTGTACCAGTTAAACTTAATAAATGTACTAAACTATCAAGTGGGTGGTACATATATGGTTCAAATAACTGTGGTTTCTCTCCCGAAAGTTGTAATGATGATCCATCAAAAGGCAAAGTTGGGTGCTGTACTGAAAAATTAAATTCATGGGTATGTGATGCTGCTATAAATCAAACTTTAGTATGTACTACAGCTGGTTCATATGGAAATCAGTATTGCGGCAGTACACCAGGTTCTTGTAATGATAATCCAGCAAAAGGTAAAGTTGGATGTTGCACTTTAGACTTAGTTCCTGATTCACTACATTGTGAAGGGAATATCTTAGTCAATCAAACCATAAATAGTTGTACTAATGAAAAAACAACGAATAAGCTTGACTGTACAATCCCTGAATGGAGCGGTTCTCCATCAAGAGTATGTGACACAATTGGTAGCAAACCTGGTTGTTATCAAACATGCACTGAAAAAGGTTTACCTCTTGGCTCTAGCACTAAAATTATGCTTAATACGACGCAGAGCAATGTGGCTCTACCTTTCAACCAGTATAGTTCCTACTGCTCTTTAGACGGATTAAAAATAGGAAAATGGTTATTTGTTGATGCATCAGGAAAGCTCTGTGATAAAGATGAGAAACTAAAAGGTTGTTACTTTGACACTCAGAAAGATTGGTCCGGTAAATCCTATACAAATGCCTATTATTATACTTTTAGTTGCAGTGACTCTGGTAAGGCTTACATAACAGAAACTAATAAATGGTGCGGTGATAGTGTGAATTCCTGTAATCCATCTACAGGTTGTGTAAAGAAATAATTTTTTTCTTTTTTTCTTAAATTTTATAAATAAGTAATCTCTAGGATAAGCTATGGCATCAAAGCAACCATTAGTTTCAATAGTAATTCCTTCTTACAACGCTCATAAAAAAATAGCAAGTGTTTTAGATGCTATTATCGCAAATAACTATCCACATTTAGAAGTGATAGTCATAGATGATAATTCTGCTGACCATACCTTAGAAATCGTTGAAACCTACCAGCATAAACTCTCTATTAAAAT
This genomic interval from Candidatus Woesearchaeota archaeon contains the following:
- a CDS encoding GDP-mannose 4,6-dehydratase, whose amino-acid sequence is MGKKALITGITGQDGAYLAQLLLKKGYKVFGTYRRTSTPNFWRLQALDVFEKVTLIPADLADMASLLEAVSVSQPDEVYNLAAQSFVGASFDQPLLTTEIDGSGSLRLLEIIRHLNKNIRFYQASTSELYGATEITPQHEHTPFMPNSPYAAAKLMSFHNTRIYREGYGLFACNGILFNHESELRSLEFVTRKISNGVARIKLGLQKELVLGNLDAKRDWGYAPEYCEAMWKMLQLDKPDDFVIATGETHTVKEFVDEAFKVVGLNPTDYVKTSKLLIRPKEVNVLQGNARKFMEKTGWKPKTTFKELVSIMVTEDLRRWKLHLQGKPFPWDAPNYPDTMNVLQRSK
- a CDS encoding glycosyltransferase family 39 protein, with the translated sequence MFKKISLWYALVLFLCFIVYPWWLLIDSFPKGMVIVNIILVLIIGGYYILREMFQDTRRVTVLPSKKKEKNTHCRILLLVVLFLLLLGIHAYSLSFPIQPSDDEHFHVSKGVYFAESIRLVVMYLIQNYLFQVIVSLLFLLGIGYLLIKNKDYLQDRWKKLKISSKIFFVFCGILTVNVYVITLRLLFEKVGLTVFGSSDPASLLGWLIRFPPLGTITNGFVSLLGFEEVFFARVIQLVFLFFAALYLYKLLSLFIDKETAAISSILFLFVPGIFYFSNLAFMTGGEVFFLLAASYYFVKYIHTYLTQQKHALHELGLLFLLLLLGVFYKEPVLFIVPVFAVSLVFEYSILYQWNWEKSRQVFKEFKAFWLLTLLVLVFAGVWIIIRSTFFTLTNSQQQYLVFLKLFSFNTWIKYLALFPELLTWPLLLLFLLSVVYFLTMHFKNIFLDKDFFAVRFSLLWILILLSIYVMYNWREPVLRFIVVLIPPVVVLLSIFIFRLCSSLLLRRIVYSIFLFMVILYSMAMTYQHIEDHYWPYDELYQYIGEDVSPDQKVLFLIQHIDFYRVHYGIDTPIIRLQQIPYAALKSETAFIKFLDDNNVTYVAVADSNNLVYTPASFTEPDEFSEQFYKPQSLFFENLNNSVDMFALEKEFGSKNNRLFLVKVLNKK
- a CDS encoding glycosyltransferase family 4 protein; this translates as MQGKKLTNVLFFTNGLVGLGGQERVLLEAASYFQKEKKITTNVATFVLDKDILENYQHLAVTEISNCSYIQRIKLLRNYLKQTKPALIIASSSLDCMYVFLASYGLNIPYISYIHGSLFWLENEELKYTLLHKNCFHRIRNSVQGHKEFVPEKIKNTFTKKIFNNLVAVLDYIAVKRARAIVVLTKQIAWEIEELYNKYSIVVRGCLDKKLFNYQPKVDIRKKYHINKKTKIIMNIGRLDPRKRIDVLIKAFDHVAEKYNDKNNDVVLLIGGKGPDKERLDNIHKTLKHKEKIKFLGFIPDNEYYDHLAGCDIFAFPSWTTSGIPPYEALALGKKVVWTTEAEEPVLTDPLVFLADPNVEAFTQAMNKALTMKVKEKPPTYLKDHIWGKYFETLYEIAIKNV
- a CDS encoding glycosyltransferase family 4 protein; amino-acid sequence: MKVIRVIETFYPNVTGPVNQAYQISLRLEQQGIHSPITTTTFKAKDAPECEHYKGVSVERCKPWFRFLQYIITPSMISVFKNTDIIHAHNYRSFQTDLSFVMAKLLRKPFVLNTHGGLLGYDKYLKNSWVKLPYRLYDVLTMKMVAKKADAVIVSSHFEKKEALKYGVAEDKIQVIPMGIDAQQYYVDRTKRKNKILTLLFVGRISRNRNIAPLIRAMSLLKKEAIVLRIVGEEIVNSATDKPGYLDEMKELVKELDVGENITFAGLKYGKELIDEYKKADIFVYTSLSENFGQTILEAGASGLALVCTPVGIVNDIVENGKNGFVVKDEPEQIANRILRLRIRSLRLNLGKAIQQNVEKEYDWKKIIEKYIGVYNKVLKKGT